The segment TTTGATTCATACCCACATGTAAATTCTTaatatcaattggagagaaaatGACAATAGAGAAGTAGGATTTTCTATTCTAATACTACGTCACATTTTTATTAAGGTTGAATGCTTAAATTAATAGGTTTATGTATGTTCTTAACATACAAATGACCTCTTAATAtgtcaatttgagcatagaTCAACCGATTAAGATATATGCtctcaaccaagagataagggtTCTAGTCTACCCACTTTACATTTGGTTGAACtcagaaaaataaaggaaaacgTTCTTTAAAATGTTGAAGCATCTTTAAACTACAcaatgaaacttcattttcaTACTATTTTCTGTACTCAGAAGATGTTTCTAATGATGTTTTGTAGaatcatatttgtttattCTCTGGTTGGATGCGGGAATTTTATGGGCCGGAGTTTCTAGAAGTACTTGTTCCTCATCTCCTTTCGAGAAAAGTGTGAGTATTTTTTCCATATGATTTCGGTCATGTTTATCCCCTTTCCCCTCTTTCAATTGACATTGATACTCTGCATTGTATGTTAGTCGTTGAAGACATTAGGGAATCTTTGGCACTatcttttgatatttattaaCCAAGTCTTTTGTCCAGCTTTTCTGTAAAGCCGTGAATAGTTTTATCCTTACATAGTGCATGATATAGCTTGTACGCTAACAATGCAATTTCTGCAGCTGGGTAGTCATTTTACCTTGTGGTTCTCGAAATCCTATGAAGCCTACTAAGTTGGAGCTTGCCTTATACACTAGCTTGGAGGTATTGATTTTTATATATGTCAGctttcatttccttcatttaaattatgtgTCAGATGTATTAAAACCACTATCCCCTTCATCTGGAAATTTTAGTTCAAATCCTTCGCTCCCGGGTGAAAGATGCCTCTTCggttcttttcatttattacggTTCTTTTGTAATTGGAATAGTCTTAGTacttcaatttcatttccttcgTTCTGTAATTAATAGTTGTTCTTATCCAAGTTATATTGCCTTATCCTGTTTCTAGAAAGTGAATTTGTGAATTGTGTGAAGATCATGCATCCCCCCTTTCCCCCACCCCCACCGCAAGAATAAaggggaaaaataaaaattgagagagagagagagagagaggttctGACCGTTGGGTCTTGTGCAACTTATGTGACTTTTATGCCATTTCCTTTATCCCAtgccttttaaaaatatatagaactTCTAGTTACTATCGAATTGTTACAAAAGGTTCCATCaaattgagagagaaagagagagaaatagggGTTCTGCCCGTTGGATCTTGTGTAACTTATGTGACTTTTATGCCATTTGCTCTATTCCATGCCTTTTAAAGATATGTAGAACTTCTAGTTACTATCTAATTGTTGCAAAAGGTTTCGTCAGTCTTTGAATCCAGAACAAAGGCTTTATCtgatgaatttttctttttctttggctgttgattcaaattgataatcatttaataACGAGTTGATTCAAATTGATAGTCATTTAATAACTGAATCAGCTCTGGTTTATCTAGGTTGTAAgggaatttcttttttggactGTACAAGTTAGCTTCTATTTGTTctgaaaaatagaatgaaaTATACTCTGTGGACATTcggaataaaatataaacgtTTGGTTCGTGGGACTGTTCTGGAAATCTGGCTTCTgctaaacaaatatattaagtCTTTAATTGTAGCATACTGCTCTGACTGATGTAATTTAATGTGAATGAGATACTGCAATCTTTCCTTTATGTTGTACTGCttgtattgtgagattctatGTTTTCTTGCTcatgtttggattttttattgaatggACAGGATGCCCAACCTCGTTTAATCATTCCATTGTGGAAGTCATGTTTAGAGGAACATAAGTTGCAGGATCCTGATCCCTCTGTTGTTATTGTCGACAACGCTCCAAGTAATTTCTAATTGCTGGAAAATGCTATTTCAGTAACAGTTATTGACTTCTTcagttaaattttatttattgtccTTGGTTTTGCTCTCAGACTTAGTCTCAAGAGGAGTAAGGAGGCGAAAACGGAGTTGTCACACCTCCTGGGAAGCCAGATCTCGATTTCGAAAATCAAAGAGACGTAAGAACTAATAAGATCCTGTTCATATACTTGTGttaaaaaatcaatcattCAGGTATTTCATGTTTGAAACTATATGAAACAGAAATTAGGGTCTTTCTagttttgtgttttaaatGTGAAACGTCTTAGTGTATGCTCACTGTTTTACATCCTCCAAATTGATATGGTCGGGAGTGAATAGATCATTTTGGTCATGTTTAAATCACACTAAAATATgtcattaataattaaaaatcaatttaatgttttattttttcactTTGTTGCTTTTACAATTGAGATGTGGTAAGTAATTTTGTTTCGTATCTGTGGTTTTTGCAGCTGGACGTCTTAGACTTGCACCTGATAATGAGTATGACAGACAACAACTTCAATGGTTTTGTGATGCTTGCAAAGGGATTCCTCAGCCAAAGGTATtatgccttttctttctttatttctagAAAGCGACTGAAACAGATCGATTAAAACATGTTGTCTCAAGCTTTCAGTTTCTCACATCCCCATTGTCGCTATTCATGGGAAAACTTTACAGAGAGCtattgtaacagtctaagtctactgctagcagagattgtcctctttgggttttctttgggctttcccttttgggtttcccctcaaggttttgaaaacgctctgttagggagaggtttccacgctcttgtaaagaatacttctttctcctccccaactaatgtgagatctcacaatccactcccttcgagACTTAACcacctcgctggcactcgttcccaaagaggacaatatctgctagcagtagatTTTGGTTGTTACAACTATCTTCAACAAATTCATTATCCAAAcggtttttttatattaaaatagaatattctCTAAAATCGAGTAATTTTTTAACACCATTTCAAAGAGGTCTCGGCACTATATATAGTACATAGTCTCGATGATTTAGTACTCATTAGTGGAGGCACGAACTGCATATCTACATTTTCCTGTCTTTGAAGTAGTTTTCGCTCAGCCTGCAAGCCCAAGATATTGAATGTCTCTCTTTTGTGGGGCTGATCATAACATCAAGTActgttttgaaatttcagaTGATGCAATCTACAATCTGGCATAATCACCAGAGCCCGATCAACATTGCCACTGTACCTCCGGGTTCAGAAGATCCGGAGCTTACAATGGCCATAAATGCCTCTATTCAGTCAGCTATGCAGGAAAGTGGACAGCTTCATAATCCCCATTCATCAAGCTCTGAAGCAGGTGCCTCAAGTAGCAGTGCATTACCTCCACCTGCTCCTCCAAGACCAGGCTCTAGCAAATCGGCAATGCATGAAGAAGCAAGCCACGGTTACAATCCAAGCCATTGCGCTCAAGCGCCAATGAACACCGGCATCCAGATTACACACCCTCCAAATGCAGTCCCCACTGCTCCACCAGTTGAAGCCAAAACCTTCGAGGCTAGCACTAGTACGGTTGGCGACTACCCGTTGGTCGATTCCGATCCCACAGACAGCATGGCTTCTTCATCCGTTGGGGACGATGGGAAACAAGGCAGTGGCAACACGACATGTGTGATATGTTTGGATGCACCAGTGGAGGGAGCCTGCGTCCCCTGTGGCCATATGGCTGGATGTATGTCTTGTTTAAGTGAGATCAAAGCCAAGAATTGGGGCTGCCCAGTTTGTCGCACCAAGATCAATCAAGTCATAAAGCTGTATGCTGTCTGAGCCACCCCAATCAACCAAGCATATAACCAGGTGAAACCCCTTGAACTCTGTCTGTATAATTTGCGCTATACATACCCTTCAGCTTTCAGATACTTAAATGTTTATAAACTTATATAAATTCTTTCGACTGAAACAACCAGATTGGTACTCCTGCTAAAAGAAAAACTGGGGAGGTAAAACTACTGCGGGAGTATTTGGCTCATAAATTTGGACTTGTGTGTGTACATATTTCGTAtatgaatttgtttgttaatCCATGAACtatttattgataattttcttttcggttttcgaaaattttgtttgttttaggtCGAGTTTTACCTTCCTTTCGAGACCTCACAATTTGTTTGGtcttgagtttttattttaaatttgaattttgcgtatcattaatattttcgGGTTAGTGCTCTTAATAAAAGATAGTTTAGTTTTCGaacccttttaatttttgaaatttaagctTATAAATAACACTGTAGCATTATTCTCActtaattatgattattattattattattaatttatttttttgtgatgtttttatagttttgaaattttcaaaaatatttaaaatgtccttttttgttttttgttttcttctaaatttaagtaaaattaaaaaacaatgacTCCCACTAGAtctaattttttctatttaaaaaaaaaaaatgtttagatTTGAAAATAGTGTTAAAAATAATCCACAATTATTTCATTCCAAATTTAGCAATTGTAAGccaaataattacaaaaaaaaaataaaaaactgtCAGCCACAAAtaaaccttttttctttttctaaaaataagcagataaattaaagttaaagCGACATCTAATAATATCGATATTCGTGACATGATAACCAGAAGCTGATTGGTCCACCGCTACGACATGTAGCTTAATGCCCCACCCTTACGACACGTGGTTTCCCACCGCTTCACAATGTTCCTTTCTCGTTATCGCATCTGAAACAGAATATGCCTCACACGTGTCATCATTACTGGACAAATCCTCTGCACTCGTGTCACCATTACTACAACCACAATagaatttgtctttttttagttttcatatccactttttaaaaaatatcaagtCTAAAAAAGGTTtggaaattttcaaaaaattaaaatgtatttttaaaatatttttttatgaacaaaaattaaacaaaattttgaaaaataaatataatattagcCGTTTTATCTAAaactaattatataatttttaaaaattttaaaatattacgtCAACTTTCTATTAGTATAAAAGGGTAAAATGGGaaacttaattattaaaatttaaaaattttaaatgatttttttgtaCAAATGTCAGGTTACACGCCGGACAGACACCGTTTTCGCCAGGTCAGCATCGTTAACGACCGTCAAGTCCACCGTCGCAGTGACGGCGTCGTTTGATTGGTGACCAGAAAAATCCGCCTCCCCCTTAGGTTTCAGtgtctttcttcttcaccgCCAATAAATACTCCTTCCTCTGTCTCAGTTTCCTCTTCGGTCTTCCACTCattctctctcattttatCCTCTGCTTCTCCTTCCTGttcttcgttttcctctcctcGTCGATCTTTGTCAACCATGGCATCAGAACCAGTTAGAGTCCTTGTCACTGGAGCTGCAGGTACTGTACTGAAAAcgtttcatttctttcttttcggttCTACTTGATCTTAGATCTTGTCTGATTTCCATCGTAACCGCTCTTGgtttctttgtgttttttgaGATCTGATACTGTTGCTTACCGCATCTATTGGTGTTTGGTTTGAGTATTCCATCAGATCTGTTGGTTGTAGTTCATTTCTTAAGTTTATGCTATGATCGTTGTTATTAGTTTGCGTTTTTACTAGCTGTTTTTGGATAAGGTTAAGGagatttatctttttctttatcgTTTTCTATCAGATGTAGTTCTGTCATGGAAgtgtttgtgtttcttttgttgatcATCGAGTTTTCTAATGAATGTTGAAAGATATAGGCGGTGAGCTGATGTGGATCTAGACTGTGAATCTGTTTACCTTGATATAGGCGGAGAGATGATGTGGATCTAGACCAGTACACGTTGATTAGTTCTTTTAACTCGTTACTTTTGTGCTCGTGCTTGTTCATACAGTTCTTGAATCAAGTTTATTTCGATTAAAGGTTTATTGTTGGTCCAGTCTTTTAGAGAAGTCAATTAccagctttttctttttgcttatATGGTCCTCTAACGAACTTTATTTCGATATTTTCATACGAACTGGTCTATTTGGCTGGCTCCAATATTTTCATACGAAGTTATGCATTCGCTCCTTGGGTTTCAGGACAAATCGGATACGCTCTCGTGCCTATGATTGCCAGAGGAGTATTGCTAGGATCTAACCAACCTGTCATCTTGCACATGCTTGATATCCCACCTGCTGCAGAGTCTTTGAATGGCGTAAAGATGGAGTTGGTGGATGCTGCTTTCCCACTCCttaaaggtatatatatatatatatagataatgtTGAGGAGTATTGGAAGTGAGTCTCACCttgattaatttagtggaagatcctGGGTTTATGAAAGATCCTGGGTTTATGagtgagaaatactaactCAAtgggtatgaggccttttgggaaacccaaagcaaagccataacAGCtcatactcaaagtggataatatcgtaccattgtggaaggcccatgattcctaacatggtatcagagtcctgccctaaacttagccataacaatagaatcctcaaatatcgaacaaagaattgtgagcttgaaaggtgtagtcaaaagtggaGTCGAGACTAAGGGGAGACCCTTGAAACTTATCTACCATTATGGAGATCCATGATTCCTACCATATAATACCAATTCTTTGCTAATATCGAACAAACTCCTATGGATTTTGTGATTTTCTTACTATTTATGGATGCTTGATGCATTGTTCTAGGTGTTGTTGCTACAACTGATGTGGTGGAGGCATGCACCGGTGTCAACATTGCTATTATGGTTGGTGGATTCCCAAGGAAAGAGGGtatggaaagaaaagatgTGATGTCAAAAAACGTCTCCATTTACAAGGCTCAGGCTTCTGCCCTTGAAAAGCACGCTGCTGCCAACTGTAAGGTAAGTAACTTGCATCAATTTAATTCCATTACGTAATCCAGcaaaacttgtttttttgaGCACTAACAATGTTTGGTAAGCAATTGTAAGATGTAGACCCAAACagcacaaaaaaacaaaaaaaacagaagTTTATAGAATGAAGAGTTTGACACGTTACGAACTGTAGTTGAACTATTGAACTGGACTAAAAAATGTGCATGCATgctaatatttttctaaataattttattgaaaagtcgtgttgttttatttctttctatttcctTTTAGTCATTATATTTGAATGGTCAGACATCTGACTCTTTGTTTCCTAACTCTTGCAGGTGTTGGTTGTCGCTAACCCGGCAAATACTAATGCATTGATCTTGAAGGAGTTTGCTCCTTCCATCCCGGAGAAAAACATTTCTTGCTTGACGAGATTGGACCATAACAGGGCATTGGGCCAAATTTCAGAGAGATTGAATGTTCAAGTATCCGAAGTTAAGAATGTTATTATCTGGGGTAACCATTCATCAACACAATACCCTGATGTCAACCATGCTACTGTCAAGTTACCATCTGGGGAGGAGAAATCTGTCCGCGAGCTTGTTGCTGATGATGCATGGTAGAGTTTCTGTACAATATCCGTCTCTAAGTTTGATGGGATTCAATTAGATTAATGTATGGTTGTTTCTCATTGAAGGTTGAATGGAGAGTTTATTAGCACTGTTCAACAACGTGGTGCTGCAATCATCAAAGCCCGGAAGCTCTCAAGTGCATTGTCTGCTGCTAGTGCAGCTTGTGATCACATTCGTGATTGGGTTCTTGGAACTCCGGAGGTTGGTGATTTTGCCTTTGTCTTGAACTTTGTGCATTTCAATTGCTGACTCAGAGCGCtcattaaaactaaatttcgTTCCAGGGCACCTGGGTTTCCATGGGAGTTTATTCTGATGGATCATACAATGTACCAGCTGGACTGATGTACTCATTCCCCGTCACGTGCCGTAATGGTGAATGGTCAATTGTGCAAggtattgttttcttttttctttagttgATTAGTATGGGGAAACCAAttaactatataaaaaaaaaaaaaaagtctccAATTAACATAGGGCTCCATCATCCCTGCTTCTTTCGAGGGTTTTTAGgaagagttttccacacccttataaaaagtgttttgttcttctctccaacggACGGATCTAACAATCCCATCccctttgggggccagcgtcctttaCGCGCCAGGTGGATTAACACCCCTTTTAGAACccaacatccttactggcacactgcctcgtgtccacttcCCTTTGGAGCTTAGCCTCCTCTTTGGCatagtgtctggctttgataccatttgtaaccgtcaagcccaccgttagtagatattgttctctttgaactttctcttactggcacactgcctcgtgtccacttcCCTTTGGAGCTTAGCCTCCTTTTTGGCACAtcgtctgac is part of the Cucurbita pepo subsp. pepo cultivar mu-cu-16 chromosome LG12, ASM280686v2, whole genome shotgun sequence genome and harbors:
- the LOC111807494 gene encoding putative E3 ubiquitin-protein ligase XBAT34; translated protein: MGQQPSKDELVYQRASNGDVDGIKALSNDGAGLEWVDREGRTPLIVACTKPEPYNVAKTLLELGANVNAFGPGRHGGTPLHHAAKRGLENTVRLLLSYRANTSIINDACQTPLEVARAAGHKNVVRAIENHICLFSGWMREFYGPEFLEVLVPHLLSRKVWVVILPCGSRNPMKPTKLELALYTSLEDAQPRLIIPLWKSCLEEHKLQDPDPSVVIVDNAPNLVSRGVRRRKRSCHTSWEARSRFRKSKRPGRLRLAPDNEYDRQQLQWFCDACKGIPQPKMMQSTIWHNHQSPINIATVPPGSEDPELTMAINASIQSAMQESGQLHNPHSSSSEAGASSSSALPPPAPPRPGSSKSAMHEEASHGYNPSHCAQAPMNTGIQITHPPNAVPTAPPVEAKTFEASTSTVGDYPLVDSDPTDSMASSSVGDDGKQGSGNTTCVICLDAPVEGACVPCGHMAGCMSCLSEIKAKNWGCPVCRTKINQVIKLYAV
- the LOC111807156 gene encoding malate dehydrogenase produces the protein MASEPVRVLVTGAAGQIGYALVPMIARGVLLGSNQPVILHMLDIPPAAESLNGVKMELVDAAFPLLKGVVATTDVVEACTGVNIAIMVGGFPRKEGMERKDVMSKNVSIYKAQASALEKHAAANCKVLVVANPANTNALILKEFAPSIPEKNISCLTRLDHNRALGQISERLNVQVSEVKNVIIWGNHSSTQYPDVNHATVKLPSGEEKSVRELVADDAWLNGEFISTVQQRGAAIIKARKLSSALSAASAACDHIRDWVLGTPEGTWVSMGVYSDGSYNVPAGLMYSFPVTCRNGEWSIVQGLSIDEFSRKKLDLTAEELTEEKALAYSCLS